TGCGGCGGTAGCCACGCTACCACCGGTTATTTTCAAGTCGGTTCAGGATACAGAGTGCTGACCACTTGACCGTCacaataatatatgtatatagcttTTAAATTTAAGAGACTacactttttaaatatattagaCTAAAAATTACATCACATCAAAATTGAAGAGCTCAGTTGTTATACGATCATGATAAatgattttcatataaatatgatatggtatttatatgaaaaacgAAACTAAACATATGTATTACCTAGACTCAATTCGTGCGATTGCCATTCGGGACTATCAGCTATAGCATTGCCTATACGTAATGCCGAAAATGAGATAAAATAGTTTCTCCGACACAAGTAAATTAGATTACAGACGAGTCCATTATTATAAAGGAAAAAACGTAAATAACAATATTGTTGAACATCATTTCATTCGATGTTATGATAGCCAGTTAAGTTTGTACGTCCGTGGACTGTTTTACGATGGCTCCGAATCTCATATGATTTCTGTTCATTTCTCCCTTTTTCCCATCACCATTACATCCTCCATATATCAGTCCGAAAGAGAATAGTGAATCTAGAGATAATGATGCATAGATATAAACCATGTCACAACCACTGTAGTCATGGACACTTGTTTTGACTTACATCAAGTGAAAACTATTTATGTATGAATACTCTCACGTCATTATACATatgttgaatttttattatGGAACATATGAATATAGATACTAGAGAAAGCAGTTATTCTGTTTAGTGTTTCGATGAGCTTTCCCGTTCCATTGATCAGCAAAGACATTACGACAGCTGAAGGTACAGTTATATGATGTCCATTGTATTAAAAACTGATGTGAAATTAAACACGTATAATCAAGGGATGTGACAATGTATTTcatcaattaaaatttgaagACTTACTTCTGTATATGATTTTCACCCTTTCTATGACGGATTGTTGTCGTAGATCTACCTGCCACCAGACCTCCTTATGGCCCCCGTCTGTATGTGCACAGCAGTCAGAGGCTATTCTCTGTGAGGTACATCCGTCAACGGCTTTAGGAACTGACCCATTTGTTGATTATGTAATGAAACGATGGACACTTTcttttaagaaataattgttATATGGTATTGTGGCTTTACGCGCTCCATTTAAAACTGACTACATTTTTTAACGTATAAGTAAAAACAGTATAACGGGTAGGCATGTTCTGTGATGCTATGCAGAGGATGCAACGGTCGAGAAAattcatgtatatgtttacagtctaaatacattttactatcatgttttgttctaattaatgtaaataattatagTACTTAATGCCATATCAGGGATGAAACATTTTCCGCCAATAAATGTTGAGTCGTCTTTTATGTAAACAGAGCTTGTTGACTATACATGTGTGTGGCAGTAATTAGCAAAACAAGAGtctaatttgtttttttttttttccattttcacAAACAAGCAAAACTTTTTATATATAGGATGTCCCAAAAGGTATAGGGTGTCATTATCACAGCGTAGTCTTTCACTACATTTATAAAACGTTCGCATTGGTAGAAGATATGTTATACATTCTTTCCTTTATcagtttttatgtttatatgcaGTGTACATTTAGACGACTcatcattttaaacaaatacatgtataccctTTTCACTGACCATGACCTCATTTTAATAAATGTCCAAAGAAAGTAGTAGCACGGATGCAGGTTTGGTCTAATGAGCCGGTAATCCTAACATGTTTGACCTCCGGTTACTTTCTGGAAATAACTTTCTCCCCAAAAATTTCCATTAAGAAATCACTGTAATCTAAACTGTGCAAGAAAACTTAGTTTAAATCTGACTATGCATTGTACGGGcgttttgaaatttattatctCTGGAAATGATTGTCTGGTTGAATTTTCATGGCTATTCTGAAGCATTTATGACAGTGTTCGAACATTGTCCTTGCTCCTTCTGACATAGGAACACCTTTTCCACACATGCTATCCAAACGTTCTCAATAATACGTTAAAGTGTTACGTCATGCTCACTCGGTCATTGCTCCTTCATAAAGAACTCTCCTTTACACATTTCTTTGCTCCGATTAAAAATTCCTTATTTACCTGATAATTGGCCTATTTTATGAGTAAATATTAAGCATTTTTTATTCTCAATATTAACCATTACATTTACTGGCATTTGTAAATCTAGAATCTTTCCGGGGATTCTTGTTTTGAATTAAACCGTTCTTTGGTTGAGAGACTTATTTCAGTAAAGTATATGCTTATTACATTTGAATAGACAGCGAAGATCtgaaatgtagatatataatgaaaatagaTATTGTCTCTCATATGTTGTGACAGAGACAACATCGTGGCCACAGCCCCACTTTTCCCTCGGGTAAAAACAATGCTGATCAACCAAAAAAAAGTAGTGAGGTTTCAACCAAGCCATAGAAGTAGAGACTAATTTAACGCGAATCGGTGCGATAATTACCAGTAGACATACAACGGTaacatacatttttgtacagaaTAATTTTATGACACCGCGCTCGAATAATAAACATAAACGGTTTTTTCTGTGTGTCAAAgcccatatacatgtaaattaagaTATCAAATAAGGGAGACATTTGCTACGGCTAATATGCTGTCAATTGAGATCGGTGCTTGTAAGAAGGTGCTATATACTGGTTTTACAAATGAAGCTATAGAACGTTCTAGAGGGATCACAATGTATAAGCATGTTTATGATTAAACATTCTTACGATACGAGGGGGGCCCAGGTTGATCTATTTCTGGATTATTCTGTGGAGTTGTTTATTTACTGACTTCATATATTTCTAGATTTAAGAAGttcttcaatatttttgaagtttaaggaTTTAactatgcatgtatatatactccgGCTGTCAAGAGCTAAATTAAATAGTGCAAATATGaccatatttcatatttatttagaaCCAATTATCGTATCAGTGTAATCcagatgaaaaataaaacattggtAATAGATTtagaaattattgcaaaaatcGTCTGCCAAAGCTGCGGAAGGATAACGTCCAGACTGTCGGATACGGTTGTCTCCCGCTTCGATTCAAAATGGTGTTACCTTGACGTGAACGTGAAGGGACTGGCATTGTTTTGGTTGTTTATGTAGCCTGTAGATTTAATTCAAGTAAAACAATGTATGAAAGGTAAATCACCATCCATTTACTGTTATACAGTATTTGTTATCGTCGCTTCAGTCTCCTTCATCATTTGCTGGTTCCAGATACGTTCTTACGCATAATGTACATTGCGACATACGTCACACAGGGACATGGTACATTTTATTGTTCTTCTGTAACGCAATTTTAATTTACTCGATCGAAAAAGGGCTAATAAAGCAGTAAAAGGTCAGAAAAAAATCTCATAGACTCAATCACATCATAATATATGTGTAGAATTGGTCTGAAATATACACCTTTGTTGACGACGTGAAAAAAAACTAACGTAAAAACTGCAAAATGAGAGCTTAAATGTTCTTAAAAAGTAGAAATCTCTCAGTGATATTTGCAATTTTTTAATCAACCACTGTTTAGATATTGGCCTAGTAGTCCTGAACCTACGTTTGCTTTTATCTTTTCTTGTGCGAAGAGAAATGTTAAGCTGGCCATGCTCATAAGTAAATAAAACATCGAGTTCAACTTCagtgaaaattaaaataattacaatatacTGCATGCATAGATTTATAATTTAATTGCATATTACAAACTGTCTATGGACATTTGCATTAACTCCTCTGTAAATTTGTTAAGAACATTGTTAATTAGGAACCtgtaaaaattaataattatacaaGGTCATTTTTCATTTACTTAATTCCAATTTGAAGGAGGAGTCTCTGGTGGTTATGACTCATaagattattttttgtttacagatacccggtGGTAAGGAAATATGACACATGATTAAGATCACGTCGTCAGAGTTCCTTGTGAGTTATTGAAATTAAACAGGAGAGTAATTTTTTGGACCAGGTTTGTTGGAAcgaagtgatatttttgaatgttttttcATGAATGATAATGCAATTAGAATTAATGCTAATCGGTCAAGGACGCCAGAGGGCCTAAATTGACATTACTCCTTGCTATATCGTTCTTGTACCACAAACAATTACTTTTATGTATTGTAAGCCATAtctctttatttttgtttatattattacatCGTGTTTTTAAATTTAGTTGGTGGTTCTTCTTTTCTGTTATTATCAAGTAACACAATATATGTGACACATTTATTTGAAGCCTCTATCAAGAAATCTACTTACACTGCTGTCTGTATACGATGTTAATTGTCTGTATCTGTTGGACGGTCCCGAGATCTACTTCCCACCAGGCTTCTGGGTGACTTCCTTCTGGATCTGTATGTGAACAACTCCCGTGCGGTGTTACATCCTTTGTTATAATACCATCTACTGCCTTAGTGGCTACGTACTGACCATTCGTTGAACTCTGAATAGCGGTTTTACCATGTGCAAGATCTCCTGAAAATAATGAGTCACTGAATAACTACAGATAAGTTGAATCATTTTAGTTGAAGCTCTTTATCTGTTTTACTGAAAACGAAATATTTGTCGTTAAAAACGTTTTTACTCTGTTACAAAGAACCATAATAATATAAAAGAGGACTAAcgttaatgtatataaatatatattgatactgCACTTAAACGGATAACACTATTATGAATACAGCGCTGAATAGCTAAGCATACATTTTGCGATTATTGTGTTATTTTCTCAGGCATATAACATTAAAACTGTAAACTTGTTCCGAAACAGTTTTCCGTCATTTCTTTTCATCGAAATGTAATACCATATGCTATCTTATCTCTAAATTTATTCTTAATACTATATCGCAATTATTAAGTAAATCCGGTAGGAGGTACACAAAAAGTCCACATAAATATATAACCCAACTACATTCAGGTACAATGTAAGCCATACATGTAGTTCATTCAACAGTTACTGTTTTTATACCAGTTTAGATATTTCCATCATATTATGTTAATATTGACTTACGTGGTCCAACAAAACAGCTTTGCCCCGACCATCTAGACTGACATTGTCCTCTTCGGCACGCCCCTGTATCTATATCACAGGCCCTGCCCCCGTAACAGTGACATCGGAGACTACAGGACAGCCCCATCCACCCTGTCTGACATTCCTTGACATCacactgtccagtgtctgggtCACAGCCACCAGACTTACAATGACAGGTACCGCCACAGTTATTTCCGAATCGACCAACTGGACATCCTGTGTCAAAATATAAAGTCGTCGTGaatattctgtattttgaatattacagagttatatctgcccttgcaagtaggtatcgattgtggcctcatacatgtatgtttgcaagaacaacgtcatactttttagagaaaacgacgtgaatttcgctcacaaaataatgacgtcataattggtACCTACCTGCAAAGGCTTTgactctgtaaaatgcaaaacGGAATAGTGCCACTCCCAACATATAAGACTGATCCTAAACAAATTACATAAgataataaagaaaattacaaCTACGATCAAAACTCAAACTAGAATACAACGTTTACATTCATGCTTTTAAATGTCATATATACTTGTTAGTTGTTTAATCCTTCTAAAAACGGTGCTAATGTGTTcgattgatatttatatttatcaaacattccatttaagcattggttgtcatatttttgacatgcattggtgtgtaacatatatTGGGTATTTAGCATAGCCAATTGTGCGCGTTAGCGCACCATGATTACATGCTAGAACACTCAATGTATGTTAcgcaccaatgcatgtcaaaaatgtGCCAACCAAtacttttatttacatttgtatagtCATTCTcgttataaaaagaaaaagggTAAAAACTTAAGAATGAAAAGTATGTTATACGATTGTTCAAAATGATGGAACAGCcaattatttgtaaaatgtgTTGGGTTCTTGCAATTTCCAATATGTTGCCATGGACAATAAACTAAACAATAACAGTAGATGAAATAGTCCCAAcgataaaacgaaatatacaaagataagtacaacatttcatttgatttcaaataTGTTAATAAGAatatagatctatttccaaatttaaaaatatgttatattcttCAGTGAATTATCATACTGACGTAAATCCCAGTCATTCCTTGACCTTTTGAACTCTGATTGTGCATTAGTACGCCAGAGCCTAACTGCcaatgtaaatactggaaaatatcatacattgagcttagtagcaacatataggtactgtgCTGTGCTTTGTTTGCAAACTTCTGTGAGAATTCGCTACGCAATATATTCCTGAACCTTAAATGATATACCTACCATAGACTTGGACTTCACACAGTTCAATATATGCGCCTTCTCCGCTTGATTTACTGTTGTAG
This portion of the Argopecten irradians isolate NY chromosome 6, Ai_NY, whole genome shotgun sequence genome encodes:
- the LOC138326180 gene encoding uncharacterized protein; its protein translation is MEIIGYYTAFLVTCFGIYFVNCSRDLALNKTAYQSATYQGYVNGQLTRYDAGRAVDGILATQLESGHCSHTGSGHHQAWWKVDLGQVYRIQMINITYRHHDPSRLQGYSLYVTNDNNMTQSDGSINRQDGHLCYHDTSTGADLPTFNQTRQCRHVNGQYVVFYNSKSSGEGAYIELCEVQVYGCPVGRFGNNCGGTCHCKSGGCDPDTGQCDVKECQTGWMGLSCSLRCHCYGGRACDIDTGACRRGQCQSRWSGQSCFVGPRDLAHGKTAIQSSTNGQYVATKAVDGIITKDVTPHGSCSHTDPEGSHPEAWWEVDLGTVQQIQTINIVYRQQCS